AATGGAAAGCACTGAACCAGTGGCAGAGAGATAAAATCATGAGTGTCTTCAAGTCCACCTATTTTGAGACCAGTAAATTGCATGCTGATGGCGTTGAAGAAGCTCTGGAAATTCTCAAGAAAGCCGGAGGAGAAGTAATAACCCTGCCTCCGAAAGAGGTTGACAAAATTCGTGCACGTACCATCGAAAAAGTATGGCCTCAAATTGCTGCAAAATCCAAAGCCAATGCGGAAGGTATCAAACTGTGGAAACAGTTCATGAAAGATAAAGGCCAGTTATAAGAAGTCCTGTAGGCCTGTAAATAACTTTTGAGATACTCTGTAAGGCGGGCCAGCCCCTCTCATTTTCAGCAAATGAGAGGAGGGGAGGCTCGCCTTACCTGTTTCTGCAGCAGCTTGAAAATTTTCTGGACAGGATAAATACCATGATCATTGGACATCTGATAAATGGCCAAAATTTTGAAGGGACACGGGACCGTTTGGGAGATGTTTTCGACCCTTCAACGGGAAAAATCACCAAGCAGGTGGCGCTGGCTTCCAAGTCTACAGTAAAAAAAGCCATAAAGGCAGCAGAGGCTGCATTTCCAGCCTGGCGAAATACTCCACCAGGCAAACGGGCTCAGGTAATGTACCGCCTAAAAACTCTCCTTGAAAAAAATGCTGACAAGATTTGCAGGTTAATTACTGAAGAACACGGCAAAGTCTTGCATGATTCCAGAGGAGAGCTTGGCAGAGCGATCGAAAACATTGAATATGCCTGTGCTGCACCAGACCTCCTCAAAGGTGAATATACTAAAAACGTTGGTACTTCCGTTGATTCCTGGAGCGAATTCCAGCCCCTGGGAGTTACAGCCGGTATTACACCATTCAATTTCCCTGCAATGGTGCCTTTCTGGATGTGGCCCCTGGCGGTCGTTGCCGGAAACACCTTTATATTAAAACCTTCTGAACGAACTCCTTCTGCAGCATTATACATGACACAATTGGCCCAGGAGGCCGGTTTACCACCAGGGGTTTTGAACCTGGTCAATGGCGACAAGGAGGCTGTGGATACCCTCCTCCATGACCCCTGTGTTCAAGCCGTAAGCTTTGTAGGCTCGACTCCAGTTGCCGAATACATTTATGCCACTGGAAGTGCAAATGGAAAGCGGGTTCAGGCACTGGGGGAGCAAAAAATCACGCCATAATGATGCCGGATGCCGACATTGACAATGGGGTAAGCGCCTTAATGGGTGCGGCTTACGGCTCATGCGGTGAGCGTTGCATGGCGCTACCGATCCTGGTGGCTGTCGGCCGGGAAACAGGAGACAGGGTTGTCGCAAAAATAAAAGCCCGGCTGGAAAAGATGAAAATCGGGTCTGGACTGGACAACGACAATGACATGGGACCTCTCATTACAAGGGAACATTATGAGAAGGTAAAAAGTTATGTTGATCTTGGCATTGAAGAGGGTGCAGACTTGGTGGTTGATGGACGGAATCATGTTGTCGAAGGTTTTGAAAACGGCTTCTTCCTCGGAGGCTGTCTTTTTGACAATGTAACACCTGAATTGGAAATATATAAAGATGAAATTTTTGGCCCCGTACTCGGCGTAGTACGAGTTGAAACCCAGAAAGAAGCAATGGACCTGATCGATAACCATGAATACGGGAACGGAACATGTATTTTTACAAGAGACGGAGAAGCTGCCAGATATTTCACCGATAATATTAAAGTCGGCATGGTAGGAGTAAACATTCCTCTGCCTGTCCCTGTTGCATACCACAGTTTCGGTGGCTGGAAACGATCTCTTTTTGGTGATCTGTCGATTTATGGCCCGGATGGTATTCGTTTTTATACCAGACGTAAGACCATTACTCAACGATGGCCGTCTTCCAAAATCCGGGAAGGAGTACAGTTTTCCTTCCCCGGTACTGAGTAAGTACTTTCGACTGATCTCCCGAAAACATTGAATCATTTAATACGTCAGAGCAACTGACTATATTTTGAAAAATATCCTGAATCTGTGGGCTGGTGCGCCGCAGGGCGGTAAGTGCTTTTCTACACCAAACACAGAATCACAAAACCGTCACAGATTCAGAATCATGAATACTCCAGGAGAATAGACATGTCATATAAAGCTGTAATTATAGGTGGTGTTGCCGGCGGAGCCTCTGCTGCAGCAAGGTTAAGGAGACTTTCAGAAGACAGTCAGATAATCATCTTTGAAAGAGGCCCCCACGTCTCATTTTCCAACTGCAGCCTACCCTACCATCTAAGTGGAATGATAGAAAATTCTAAAGAACTTGTACTTCTTCACCCCTGGAATTTTTCCAGCCAGTACAATATAGATGCACGAATCCGACATGAGGTAGTTTCCATAGACCGGGGAAATAAAACCGTATCTGTCAAGAATCTTGAAACCGGTGAACTGTATGAGGAAACATACGACAAACTCATCCTGTCTCCAGGAGCAGCACCCATTGTTCCACCCATTGAAGGCATTGAAAAAGCAAAAATTTTTACTGTACGATCAGTCCCGGACATTGAGCGGCTCAATCATGCCATAACTGATTTGAAGCCACATAATGTCACGGTGATTGGCGGCGGATTCATAGGCATTGAAACGGCTGAAAATCTTCGGGAAAAAGGTCTTTCAGTTACCCTGATTGAAGCAATGCCCCAAATTCTGCGACAATTTGATTTTGATATGGTGCAGATTCTCCACAAGGAATTATTTGACAACGGCATTCACCTTATTCTGGGAGACAAGGTTACCTCTTTTACAGAGAACAGTGTTATCCTTGAATCTGGACAGATTGTTGATTCCCCCATTGTAATACTCGCCATTGGAGTAAGCCCGGAAACGCTGCTTGCCCGGGAAGCTGGACTCGACCTGGGAAAAACCGGCGCCATAAAGGTTGACCAGAATTTCAAAACCAACGATGACTCAATCTATGCCATCGGTGATGCAGTGGAAGTCTACAACCCGCTGTTCAGCGATTTTTTCAGACTCTCTCTGGCCGGACCTGCACAAAAACAGGCCCGCCATGTTGCTGACCATATACATGGACTGCGACCGGTCCCTGGTGGATTTATCGGCTCATCTGTTATCAAGGTATTCGGTATGAACGCAGCATCAACCGGATTGTCGGAAGGATTTATCCAGGCTGCAGGTATAAATAGAGACTACGAAGTTGTGAAAGTCATTCCCAGGGACAAGGTCGGCCTTATGCCCGACAGTGCAATGCTCCATTTCAAACTCCTTTTTGACAGACAAACGGGCAAAATTCTCGGGGCACAGGCAATCGGGGCAGGCAATGTGGACAAACGGATTGACATCATCGCCACGCTTATCAAAACAGGTGGTACAATTGTTGATCTTAAAGATCTGGAACTCTGTTATGCACCGCCTTTTGGTACCGCCAGGGACGTGGTCAATTTTGCAGGGTTGGTTGCAACAAACCTCCAGGCTGGTATCTTCAAGCAGGTACACGATTACCAGATCAGGGAACTTATTAAACAAGATGCCTTCATTGTAGATATCAGAGAAAAAGAGATATTTACCAAAGGTCATCTCAAAACAGCCATCAATATACCTTTCAGCGAAATCCGCCAAAGGCTTTCAGAATTTCCCAAAGACCGGCCTGTATACATCCAGTGCCGAACAGGACAGGACAGTTACAATGTTGTTCTCACCCTGCAACACATGGGTTATGATAATGTGTTTAATCTCTGTGGAGGTTTTATGGGTATTTCTTTTTTCGAATATTTTATGGATGAAACCTTGCCCAGAGAACCCATTTTGACCGGATATAATTTTGATTGATTCCTGAATCCGTGATGGTTTTGTGTTTTTATATTAAGCACTCTGCTGAAAACACGGTGAATATATTTAATAAAGTTGATTCAAAAAACACTTGCCGGTTCAAAAAGAATTTGAATGCACAATTTTCATCGATTTTGACCGCAGGTTAACTTCATAAAGCAGGCACATCTCCAATCTGGCTGAGTTTCATGGATAATCAGATAAAAAACTCGGAAAAAGCTGTAATCGACTCAAGGAAAATATTGACGGCCCGGATACCACTGATTATTAATGGTTTACCTTCTGTTTTTCAAACTGCGACAATTAAATTTCAACAACCGGCCAGACAAATTGTCTTGTCGTGGAACAATATAGAGGAAAACCTTCAAATGGATCAGAAACTCAATGTAACATCTTTAAGCAAACAGGTTTATGACTATCTCCACGAACAGATGAACAAAGGAGCAGTTCTGCCCGGATCAACTATCAATATTGCCAAATTTGCCAAACAACTGGGTATAAGTAAAACACCTCTCCGTGACGCACTCATCCATTTGGA
The DNA window shown above is from Desulfomarina profundi and carries:
- a CDS encoding FAD-dependent oxidoreductase, which encodes MSYKAVIIGGVAGGASAAARLRRLSEDSQIIIFERGPHVSFSNCSLPYHLSGMIENSKELVLLHPWNFSSQYNIDARIRHEVVSIDRGNKTVSVKNLETGELYEETYDKLILSPGAAPIVPPIEGIEKAKIFTVRSVPDIERLNHAITDLKPHNVTVIGGGFIGIETAENLREKGLSVTLIEAMPQILRQFDFDMVQILHKELFDNGIHLILGDKVTSFTENSVILESGQIVDSPIVILAIGVSPETLLAREAGLDLGKTGAIKVDQNFKTNDDSIYAIGDAVEVYNPLFSDFFRLSLAGPAQKQARHVADHIHGLRPVPGGFIGSSVIKVFGMNAASTGLSEGFIQAAGINRDYEVVKVIPRDKVGLMPDSAMLHFKLLFDRQTGKILGAQAIGAGNVDKRIDIIATLIKTGGTIVDLKDLELCYAPPFGTARDVVNFAGLVATNLQAGIFKQVHDYQIRELIKQDAFIVDIREKEIFTKGHLKTAINIPFSEIRQRLSEFPKDRPVYIQCRTGQDSYNVVLTLQHMGYDNVFNLCGGFMGISFFEYFMDETLPREPILTGYNFD